CTTCATATATTATAAAAAGCTCTCCCCAATACACACCATCGGTAAAATCAGCTATAATCCATTTATGATTTAGTAATCTTACTTTATTAATACTCATATTACCCTCCATCCCAACAAACGGAATTATTGGGTTATCCTTTCCTGCCTTATTTTGCCCAATAATCTGGTCACTTATCGTTAAAGCAAGCTTATTAGCATCATAGCCCATCTCTTCAAAATAACTTACTGCATCCTCATTACTATCTAATGAAAAGTAAGTAAGATCCATATTTGCACTAATCAATGAATCAATGGTTACTTCTTTTGTTGTTATTTTGGTCTTTAAGTTCTCTATTTTTGTATCATAGGATTCTTTTGCTTTTTTAGCATTCATAAATTGAAAAAGAATAAATAATGCAGCAAAAATGAATAGATATAAAAAGATCTTATTTTTCATATTCTAGATGGTTATTTTTAAATTATCGTAAGCTATATATACATTTTTTGGTAATAATTTCTCAACTTCGGCATGAAAACCTAACATATGACTAATATGAGTGAGATATGCCTTTTCGGGTTGTATTTCTTCAATAAACTCAAGAGCTTCTTCTAGATTAAAATGTGAATGATGGGGTTCTATTCTTAATGCATTAACCACCAAAACCTTAACTCCTTTTAACTTTAATCTTTCCTCTTCTTCAACCGTTTTTACATCGGTTAGATATGCAAAATCTCTAAATCGAAATCCAAACACTTGTAAACGATTATGAAACGTATTTATAGGAATCACATCTAGATTACCCAATTGAAAAGGTTGATTAGTAAGTTCATTTTCAATAACACTTGGTGCTCCGGGATATTTATTTTCCGAAGAAAAAATATATTCAAACCTAGTTCTTAATGCTTGTAAAACTCTCTTATGCGCATAGATAGGGATATCGCCTTGCCTGAAAAAAAATGGTCGTATATCATCTAATCCCATAGTATGATCTGCATGCTCATGAGTAAAGACTACCCCATCGATTCTAGATATCTGATTCGAGAGCATTTGCTGTCTAAAATCTGGTCCACAATCCACAACATATTGGTAATCATCCCAGGATATAAGTATAGAAACGCGAAGTCGCTTATCTCTGGAGTCATCACTTAAACAAACAGGATGGGTACTTCCTATAATCGGAATCCCCTGTGATGTACCTGTACCAAGAAAAATTACTTCCATATTTTAATAAACTAAGGCAAATGTACTTATATTTTTTTGGTCAAAAATCACATATTTTCCTTAAATAATACTTAAAATATTAGGGAATATAGAAATTTGCATTCAAACCTTTTTTAATACTCATTGTATTATTACCTTTACGGTAAACAAAAAAAGCCCTTTTTACTATGCCTATTAAGATAATGGGAGATAAAGAATTTGAATCTGTCCCTT
This region of Aquimarina spinulae genomic DNA includes:
- a CDS encoding MBL fold metallo-hydrolase, coding for MEVIFLGTGTSQGIPIIGSTHPVCLSDDSRDKRLRVSILISWDDYQYVVDCGPDFRQQMLSNQISRIDGVVFTHEHADHTMGLDDIRPFFFRQGDIPIYAHKRVLQALRTRFEYIFSSENKYPGAPSVIENELTNQPFQLGNLDVIPINTFHNRLQVFGFRFRDFAYLTDVKTVEEEERLKLKGVKVLVVNALRIEPHHSHFNLEEALEFIEEIQPEKAYLTHISHMLGFHAEVEKLLPKNVYIAYDNLKITI